Proteins from a genomic interval of Gordonia sp. SL306:
- a CDS encoding vitamin K epoxide reductase family protein yields the protein MTDGAQPAETEEIAEPVVQGTRTGLSPVAAIVLLVAGALGLLAAFTLSVERYKLFLDPSYRPSCSLNPVLSCGSVMVTDQAAFFGFPNPYIGIAAFAVVVVIGVQSVARIDLPRWFWAGLALGSAAGVVFIHYLIFQSLYRIHALCPYCMVVWVITPIILILAIGRSLGEAPWARFIRSWLWPLLIVWYAIVIVAIGVEFWDYWSTLI from the coding sequence ATGACGGACGGGGCGCAACCGGCCGAGACCGAGGAAATCGCCGAACCGGTGGTCCAGGGCACCCGCACGGGCCTCTCGCCGGTCGCGGCGATCGTGCTGCTGGTCGCCGGCGCGCTGGGTCTGCTCGCTGCGTTCACGTTGTCGGTCGAGCGGTACAAACTCTTCCTGGACCCGTCCTACCGCCCCAGTTGCAGCCTGAACCCGGTGCTGTCCTGCGGTTCTGTGATGGTCACCGATCAGGCCGCGTTCTTCGGCTTCCCCAATCCGTACATCGGCATCGCCGCGTTCGCGGTGGTCGTCGTCATCGGGGTGCAGTCCGTCGCCCGCATCGACCTGCCGCGGTGGTTCTGGGCGGGACTGGCGCTGGGCTCCGCGGCAGGCGTCGTGTTCATCCACTACCTGATCTTCCAGAGCCTCTATCGGATTCACGCCCTGTGCCCCTACTGCATGGTCGTGTGGGTGATCACGCCGATCATCCTGATCCTCGCCATCGGGCGATCCCTCGGCGAGGCACCTTGGGCCAGGTTCATCCGGTCATGGCTCTGGCCGCTGCTCATCGTCTGGTACGCCATCGTGATCGTGGCGATCGGCGTGGAGTTCTGGGATTACTGGTCGACCCTGATCTGA
- a CDS encoding DsbA family protein, whose translation MAAGLPDSELNSIAKEAGASNVNSCITDGQFKDWVTQQTQDVTQSGVNSTPTVRLNGQDLQLTTPEDLKARVEQALAG comes from the coding sequence GTGGCCGCAGGACTGCCCGACAGCGAGCTCAACAGCATTGCCAAGGAGGCCGGCGCGTCCAACGTCAACTCCTGTATCACCGACGGCCAGTTCAAGGACTGGGTCACCCAGCAGACCCAGGACGTCACCCAGAGCGGCGTGAACTCGACCCCGACGGTGCGGTTGAACGGCCAGGACCTCCAGCTCACCACCCCGGAGGACCTGAAGGCACGCGTCGAGCAAGCACTGGCGGGATGA
- a CDS encoding LGFP repeat-containing protein codes for MATSHTRARLGGLALGFIAAAGTALLLAPHAGADPQSDAQAAIAELEQQISAGDADRGQADTGLGAEDGDLTAVGGGFEQEFANGTVFWSPEHGARVLYGGILAKYTDEGGPTGSLGFPAQSEGPADYRPTGRGASFAAADQPKIYWTPSGGAWVVRGPFTVATDKLGATLGAPTADMTTSGDVVSQEFANGTLTYSRSTGAWTSAPDPNWAQQLSGSSIPGMADSRGDAAAADDTNTSDSDTDGSSWWWLLIPFLLILAGLFLIWLFRKARGPKTPDVRADEVPVATAPDAAVDRSDAEGDAGTPSTHRGAAAGVAAAAGGAVAAGAAIGARREGETPEAGETDVPTPDSGERAVVDDAADEAGADVASEAASAEPHPDVAEMPAADIGDEETVAAVADGTVHGHGDGVGYYVANGRREPVPVGAHLPLDDPKQAPDGYPIKVSAADGVYYTPTQPSYAEIEPEVWFASESAAESASFSKSVPD; via the coding sequence ATGGCCACATCACACACACGTGCGAGGCTCGGTGGTCTCGCACTCGGTTTCATTGCGGCGGCCGGTACGGCACTGCTGCTGGCGCCGCATGCGGGTGCCGATCCCCAGAGTGACGCACAGGCCGCGATCGCCGAACTCGAACAGCAGATCAGTGCGGGCGACGCGGATCGAGGCCAGGCGGACACCGGACTCGGCGCCGAGGACGGTGACCTGACGGCGGTCGGAGGTGGCTTCGAACAGGAGTTCGCCAACGGCACGGTGTTCTGGTCGCCCGAGCACGGTGCCCGAGTCCTGTACGGCGGCATCCTGGCGAAATACACCGACGAGGGCGGCCCTACCGGCAGCCTGGGCTTTCCTGCTCAGAGCGAGGGCCCGGCAGATTACCGCCCGACCGGTCGCGGTGCGTCGTTCGCGGCTGCCGATCAACCGAAGATCTATTGGACACCGAGCGGTGGCGCCTGGGTGGTACGTGGACCGTTCACGGTGGCCACCGACAAGCTCGGCGCCACGTTGGGTGCGCCGACCGCCGACATGACGACGTCCGGTGACGTCGTGTCCCAGGAGTTCGCCAACGGCACCCTGACGTACAGCAGGTCGACCGGGGCGTGGACGAGCGCACCCGACCCGAACTGGGCGCAACAGCTCTCCGGGTCGAGCATCCCCGGTATGGCGGATTCCCGAGGTGACGCGGCGGCGGCCGACGACACGAACACGTCGGACTCCGACACCGACGGATCGTCGTGGTGGTGGCTGCTCATCCCGTTCCTGCTGATCCTGGCCGGGCTCTTCCTGATCTGGCTGTTCCGCAAGGCGCGGGGACCGAAGACACCCGACGTGCGCGCCGATGAGGTTCCGGTGGCGACCGCTCCGGACGCGGCCGTCGACCGGTCTGACGCGGAGGGGGACGCCGGAACGCCGTCGACACACCGCGGTGCGGCGGCCGGTGTCGCCGCTGCGGCCGGCGGGGCCGTGGCAGCAGGTGCTGCGATCGGGGCGCGACGAGAAGGGGAGACGCCGGAGGCCGGCGAGACCGATGTGCCCACTCCGGATTCGGGAGAGAGAGCCGTCGTCGACGACGCTGCCGACGAAGCCGGTGCGGATGTGGCGTCAGAGGCCGCGAGTGCCGAACCCCACCCCGACGTCGCCGAGATGCCGGCTGCCGACATCGGCGACGAGGAGACGGTGGCCGCGGTGGCGGATGGGACGGTGCACGGCCACGGAGACGGAGTCGGCTACTACGTCGCCAACGGCCGGCGCGAGCCTGTGCCGGTGGGCGCACATCTCCCACTCGACGATCCGAAGCAGGCTCCCGACGGGTACCCGATCAAGGTGAGCGCCGCCGACGGCGTCTATTACACGCCGACCCAGCCGTCCTATGCCGAGATCGAGCCGGAGGTCTGGTTCGCGTCGGAGTCCGCTGCCGAGTCCGCGAGCTTCTCGAAGTCGGTGCCGGACTGA
- a CDS encoding MFS transporter, whose product MSERPSQRPGAADPTPPLAGSWRELFAREYRAAVAVFAGGIAVFAINTYLTAASLPSAVADIGGERLYAWVMTVFLITSVFSSMLVTRTLTRWGARRSYLIAFGLFGVGSLVCALTPTMPIMLGGRAIQGIGGGLLTGLSFAVIRLALPERLWVRAVGLTSAMWGVGNLIGPVLGGLFAQIGFWRGSFWLLVVATAIITALALRALPARRRDDTAPTPLPISSLALVVLATVAVSVASVVDGGSTVLVLIGVALIATLGFVVVDRRRRAGLLPRLTYTTHNPLKWIYVSIAVLSVGSTSEAFIPLFGQEIAGMGPLLAGMLGAALSWGWSSAQIASTTWADGRRARVVRVAGPAFLAVGLAAYGVLQSGSSSAAIAGWFVALFVAGTGIGMAFPHIATAAMTITPDDAEAARASAGVNTVQMVANTFGSATAGLLVSVGASVGTAGDQTVMSARFLTFGFAALALAGIAAAVASIRPA is encoded by the coding sequence ATGTCGGAGCGGCCTTCTCAACGTCCGGGTGCTGCCGACCCGACGCCACCGCTGGCAGGCAGCTGGCGCGAGCTCTTCGCTCGTGAGTACCGCGCTGCGGTCGCCGTGTTCGCCGGCGGCATCGCGGTGTTCGCCATCAACACCTATCTCACGGCGGCATCCCTGCCGAGTGCCGTTGCCGACATCGGCGGTGAGCGCCTGTACGCGTGGGTGATGACCGTCTTCCTGATCACGTCGGTGTTCTCCTCGATGCTGGTCACCCGCACCCTCACCCGCTGGGGAGCCCGCCGTTCCTACCTGATCGCCTTCGGCCTGTTCGGCGTCGGGTCACTCGTGTGCGCGCTCACCCCCACCATGCCGATCATGCTGGGCGGCAGAGCAATCCAGGGCATCGGCGGTGGCCTGCTGACCGGGTTGTCGTTTGCCGTCATCCGCCTGGCCCTTCCCGAGCGGCTCTGGGTGCGCGCAGTCGGCCTCACGTCCGCGATGTGGGGCGTCGGCAACCTGATCGGACCGGTCCTCGGCGGCCTCTTCGCCCAGATCGGTTTCTGGCGTGGGTCGTTCTGGCTTCTGGTCGTCGCCACTGCGATCATCACCGCGCTCGCGCTGCGGGCCTTGCCCGCCCGCCGCCGCGACGACACCGCACCCACACCACTGCCGATCTCATCCCTCGCGCTGGTCGTCCTCGCGACGGTCGCCGTCTCGGTGGCGAGCGTGGTCGACGGCGGGTCGACCGTGCTCGTTCTCATCGGCGTGGCCCTGATCGCCACACTCGGGTTCGTGGTGGTCGATCGGCGACGACGCGCAGGCCTCCTCCCCCGCCTCACCTACACCACGCACAACCCGCTGAAGTGGATCTATGTGTCGATTGCGGTGCTGTCTGTCGGCTCGACCTCGGAAGCGTTCATCCCCCTGTTCGGCCAGGAGATCGCCGGAATGGGCCCCCTCCTCGCAGGCATGCTGGGCGCCGCGCTGTCCTGGGGCTGGTCGTCGGCCCAGATCGCGAGCACCACGTGGGCGGACGGACGGCGCGCCCGGGTTGTCCGGGTCGCGGGACCGGCGTTCCTGGCCGTCGGGCTGGCGGCATACGGTGTGCTGCAGTCCGGTTCGAGCAGTGCGGCAATCGCCGGCTGGTTCGTGGCGCTGTTCGTCGCGGGCACCGGGATCGGGATGGCGTTTCCACACATCGCCACGGCCGCGATGACCATCACCCCCGACGACGCCGAGGCGGCCCGGGCATCAGCGGGTGTGAACACCGTGCAGATGGTGGCCAACACCTTCGGCTCCGCGACAGCGGGCCTGCTGGTCAGCGTCGGCGCATCGGTCGGGACCGCAGGCGATCAGACCGTCATGTCGGCACGATTCCTGACGTTCGGTTTCGCGGCACTCGCGCTCGCCGGCATCGCGGCGGCGGTCGCGTCCATCCGCCCGGCGTGA